Proteins from a single region of Echeneis naucrates chromosome 14, fEcheNa1.1, whole genome shotgun sequence:
- the trpc6a gene encoding short transient receptor potential channel 6a codes for MARLNAAKRRQALRGPAYMFSAPSVSLSEVEQRFLEAAEYGNIPEVRRMLLHVPNLNVNAVDYMGQNALQLAVANEHLEVTELLLGRADLARVGDALLLAISKGYVRITEALLGHPSFRDAHRLTVSPAQIDMLDDFYAYDEDGTRFSHDITPVILAAHCQEYEIVHTLLSKGARIDPPHDYFCSCDSCNYQQQFDSFSHSRSRINAYRGLASPAYLSLYNEDPVLAALELSNELAMLANIEKEFKNDYCRLSNQCKDYVVGLLDLCRSTQEVEAILNGQTDSEESYDLPGRPSLTRLKLAIKYELKKFVAHPNCQQQLLSIWYENLPGLRQQTTAIKLLVVLAVAIGLPGLALAYWISPCSRVGKVMRSPFMKFVAHASSFTIFLGLLILNAADRFAGTTLLPNMTHHQNQAGAQLRCNPLLLYRMTTTPFTWMEILIISWVIGMIWAEVKEIWSQGPGEYLVEPWNFLDFGMLAIFLASFSCRFSALRHADLAQAYVHTHYTTLINVTLPPEIHYFTLARIYWLPSDPQLVSEGLYAVAVVLSFSRIAYILPANESFGPLQISLGRTVKDIFKFMVIFILVFLAFMIGMFNLYSYYLGAKQNDAFTTLEESFKTLFWAIFGLSEVRSVVINNGHKFIENIGYVLYGVYNVTMVIVLLNMLIAMINSSFQEIEDDADVEWKFARAKLWFSYFEEGRTLPVPFNLVPSPKSLLGLATGIKSLLLQVAGHSEEKMETQLNQKIMKRLIKRYIIKAQADRESDEITEGELKEIKQDISSLRYELLEEKSQNTETLDGLLRRLGEISSPS; via the exons ATGGCTCGTCTCAACGCTGCGAAACGACGCCAGGCTCTACGTGGTCCTGCCTACATGTTCTCTGCTCCTTCAGTCAGCCTGTCAGAGGTTGAGCAGCGTTTCCTAGAGGCGGCTGAGTACGGCAACATACCAGAGGTGCGACGTATGCTGCTCCATGTACCCAACCTGAACGTCAATGCTGTGGACTACATGGGCCAGAATGCCTTACAGCTGGCTGTGGCCAACGAGCATCTGGAGGTGACGGAGCTGCTCCTGGGGAGGGCAGATTTGGCCAGAGTGGGTGATGCCCTCCTGTTAGCCATCA gtaaagGTTATGTTCGTATCACAGAGGCCCTGTTGGGTCACCCTTCATTTAGGGACGCTCATCGTCTGACAGTGAGCCCTGCTCAAATTGACATGTTGGATGACTTCTATGCTTATGATGAAGACGGAACTAG GTTCTCTCATGATATCACTCCAGTGATACTTGCTGCACACTGTCAGGAATACGAGATAGTTCACACCTTGCTGAGTAAAGGGGCTCGCATCGATCCTCCTCATGACTACTTCTGCAGCTGTGACTCCTGCAActatcagcagcagtttgattcCTTCAGCCACTCGCGATCAAGGATAAACGCCTACAGGGGACTTGCCAGTCCTGCTTACCTTTCCCTGTACAATGAGGACCCTGTGCTGGCCGCCCTGGAGCTCAGCAACGAGTTGGCCATGTTGGCCAATATTGAGAAAGAATTTAAG AACGACTACTGCCGCCTGTCGAACCAGTGTAAGGACTATGTGGTGGGCCTTCTGGATCTGTGTCGCAGCACACAGGAGGTAGAGGCCATACTGAATGGACAAACTGACTCAGAAGAAAGCTATGATCTTCCAGGTCGCCCTTCCCTCACAAGGCTCAAATTAGCCATCAAATACGAATTGAAAAAG TTTGTGGCTCATCCAAACTGCcaacagcagctgctcagtATCTGGTATGAGAATCTGCCCGGCCTGAGACAACAGACCACTGCTATCAAACTGCTGGTAGTGCTGGCGGTGGCCATAGGACTGCCAGGTCTGGCCCTGGCCTACTGGATTTCTCCCTGCAGCAGA GTAGGGAAAGTGATGCGGAGCCCCTTCATGAAGTTTGTGGCCCATGCTTCATCCTTCACAATTTTCTTGGGTCTTCTCATCCTGAATGCAGCTGACCGTTTTGCAGGTACCACCTTATTACCAAACATGACTCACCATCAGAACCAAGCTGGGGCCCAACTCAGATGCAACCCGCTGCTGCTCTACCGCATGACCACAACGCCCTTCACATGGATGGAGATCCTCATCATTTCATGGGTCATCG GTATGATTTGGGCTGAGGTGAAGGAGATCTGGAGTCAAGGACCAGGGGAGTACCTGGTCGAACCCTGGAACTTCTTGGACTTTGGGATGCTGGCAATCTTTCTTGCTTCCTTCAGCTGTCGCTTCTCTGCACTGAGACACGCTGACTTAGCCCAGGCCTACGtacatacacactacacaacacTGATTAATGTCACACTGCCTCCTGAGATACACTACTTTACACTGG CACGAATCTACTGGTTGCCATCAGATCCCCAGCTTGTGTCAGAGGGCCTATATGCAGTCGCAGTGGTGCTGAGCTTCTCTCGGATCGCCTACATCCTCCCAGCCAACGAAAGCTTCGGTCCACTGCAGATCTCTTTAGGGAGAACTGTGAAGGACATCTTTAAGTTCATGGTTATCTTCATCTTAGTCTTTTTGGCATTCATGATCGGCATGTTCAACCTTTACTCCTACTACTTGGGGGCCAAGCAGAATGACGCATTCACCAC TCTGGAGGAGAGTTTTAAGACACTGTTCTGGGCTATATTTGGATTGTCTGAGGTCAGATCTGTTGTCATCAACAACGGACACAAATTCATCGAGAATATTGGTTATGTGCTGTACGGGGTCTACAACGTTACCATGGTGATAGTGCTGCTCAACATGCTCATCGCCATGATTAACAGCTCCTTCCAGGAGATTGAG GATGATGCTGATGTTGAATGGAAGTTTGCGCGGGCCAAACTCTGGTTCTCTTACTTTGAGGAGGGAAGGACGCTCCCTGTTCCCTTCAATCTGGTGCCCAGTCCGAAATCTCTGCTGGGATTGGCCACAGGTATCAAGTCTCTGCTCCTGCAAGTAGCAGGACACAGTGAAGAGAAAATGGAGACACAACTCAACCAG AAGATCATGAAGCGACTGATAAAACGTTACATCATCAAAGCccaagcagacagagagagcgatGAGATCACTGAAG GTGAACTGAAAGAGATCAAGCAGGACATCTCCAGCCTCCGATATGAGCTGCTAGAGGAGAAATCACAGAACACAGAGACACTGGATGGACTGCTGAGGAGGCTGGGAGAGATCAGCTCACCTTCataa
- the LOC115054312 gene encoding transcriptional coactivator YAP1-like isoform X2, translating to MDAHRGGGGAPPAGQQIVHVRGDSQTELEALFSAVMNPSKAARQPASLPMRMRKLPDSFFRQPDPRGHSRQASSDGGVCGSLTPHHVRAHSSPASLPVNSLSTQATDVTAPPIIPDDVPLPHGWEMAKTPAGQRYFLNHLDKTTTWHDPRLTQLQSAAAQHPLPAAPTHAHSLSNPAPTTQAQNINPETAQKMNPGILGLAMQQRQEKDRLRCKQGLPQQIPPQEAGGRTQMTGGMDHDRNTQSLVPSLDVRIRASNHEPTLNGAHSRNESTDSGLSVSSLPRTSDHMLSSVDHMDTGDSGENSSMTLQEAMPVLPMSEGEELMPCIPEGLSSDLLMDMETVLSGSHMDRDSLLTWL from the exons ATGGACGCGCAccgcggcggcggcggcgcgCCTCCGGCCGGGCAGCAGATCGTGCACGTCCGCGGGGACTCGCAGACGGAGCTGGAGGCCCTGTTCAGCGCCGTGATGAACCCCAGCAAGGCGGCCCGACAGCCGGCCTCCCTGCCCATGAGGATGAGGAAGCTGCCGGACTCCTTCTTCAGGCAGCCCGATCCCCGAGGCCACTCCAGACAA GCCAGTTCGGATGGAGGTGTGTGCGGCTCCCTCACTCCCCATCACGTCCGCGCCCATTCTTCCCCTGCCTCCCTTCCAGTCAACTCTCTCTCCACCCAAGCAACAGATGTAACAGCCCCACCGATAATACCTGACGACGTGCCACTCCCCCACGGTTGGGAAATGGCCAAAACACCTGCTGGCCAACGATACTTCCTCAA TCACCTGGATAAGACAACGACTTGGCACGACCCTCGTCTCACGCAGCTTCAGTCGGCTGCAGCTCAACATCCTCTCCCTGCCGCACCGACCCATGCTCACTCCCTCAGCAACCCGGCACCCACTACGCAAGCACAAAACATCAATCCAGAGACAG CACAGAAGATGAACCCGGGGATCCTTGGTTTGGCAATGCAGCAGAGGCAGGAAAAAGACAGGCTCAGATGCAAACAAGGCCTCCCTCAGCAAATCCCACCACAG gagGCAGGCGGAAGAACCCAGATGACCGGCGGGATGGACCATGATAGGAACACACAGTCACTCGTCCCATCTCTGGATGTCAGAATCAGAGCATCAAACCACGAACCTACACTTAATGG cGCTCACTCTCGCAATGAGAGCACTGACAGTGGTCTGAGTGTCAGCAGCTTACCCCGCACATCAGACCATATGTTGAGCTCTGTGGATCACATGGATACTG GTGACTCTGGGGAGAACTCTTCGATGACCTTACAGGAGGCCATGCCTGTGCTCCCGATGTCTGAGGGCGAGGAGCTGATGCCCTGCATCCCTGAAGGTCTCAGTTCAGACCTTCTGATGGACATGGAGACCGTTCTCTCCGGATCACACATGGACAGGGACAGCCTGCTCACCTGGCTATAG
- the LOC115054312 gene encoding transcriptional coactivator YAP1-like isoform X1: MDAHRGGGGAPPAGQQIVHVRGDSQTELEALFSAVMNPSKAARQPASLPMRMRKLPDSFFRQPDPRGHSRQASSDGGVCGSLTPHHVRAHSSPASLPVNSLSTQATDVTAPPIIPDDVPLPHGWEMAKTPAGQRYFLNHLDKTTTWHDPRLTQLQSAAAQHPLPAAPTHAHSLSNPAPTTQAQNINPETGPLPEGWEQAVTADGEVYYIDHINKTTTWVDPRLAQKMNPGILGLAMQQRQEKDRLRCKQGLPQQIPPQEAGGRTQMTGGMDHDRNTQSLVPSLDVRIRASNHEPTLNGAHSRNESTDSGLSVSSLPRTSDHMLSSVDHMDTGDSGENSSMTLQEAMPVLPMSEGEELMPCIPEGLSSDLLMDMETVLSGSHMDRDSLLTWL, from the exons ATGGACGCGCAccgcggcggcggcggcgcgCCTCCGGCCGGGCAGCAGATCGTGCACGTCCGCGGGGACTCGCAGACGGAGCTGGAGGCCCTGTTCAGCGCCGTGATGAACCCCAGCAAGGCGGCCCGACAGCCGGCCTCCCTGCCCATGAGGATGAGGAAGCTGCCGGACTCCTTCTTCAGGCAGCCCGATCCCCGAGGCCACTCCAGACAA GCCAGTTCGGATGGAGGTGTGTGCGGCTCCCTCACTCCCCATCACGTCCGCGCCCATTCTTCCCCTGCCTCCCTTCCAGTCAACTCTCTCTCCACCCAAGCAACAGATGTAACAGCCCCACCGATAATACCTGACGACGTGCCACTCCCCCACGGTTGGGAAATGGCCAAAACACCTGCTGGCCAACGATACTTCCTCAA TCACCTGGATAAGACAACGACTTGGCACGACCCTCGTCTCACGCAGCTTCAGTCGGCTGCAGCTCAACATCCTCTCCCTGCCGCACCGACCCATGCTCACTCCCTCAGCAACCCGGCACCCACTACGCAAGCACAAAACATCAATCCAGAGACAG GTCCACTGCCTGAAGGCTGGGAGCAGGCTGTGACTGCAGATGGAGAGGTGTACTACATCGATCACATAAATAAGACCACCACATGGGTCGACCCGCGTCTAG CACAGAAGATGAACCCGGGGATCCTTGGTTTGGCAATGCAGCAGAGGCAGGAAAAAGACAGGCTCAGATGCAAACAAGGCCTCCCTCAGCAAATCCCACCACAG gagGCAGGCGGAAGAACCCAGATGACCGGCGGGATGGACCATGATAGGAACACACAGTCACTCGTCCCATCTCTGGATGTCAGAATCAGAGCATCAAACCACGAACCTACACTTAATGG cGCTCACTCTCGCAATGAGAGCACTGACAGTGGTCTGAGTGTCAGCAGCTTACCCCGCACATCAGACCATATGTTGAGCTCTGTGGATCACATGGATACTG GTGACTCTGGGGAGAACTCTTCGATGACCTTACAGGAGGCCATGCCTGTGCTCCCGATGTCTGAGGGCGAGGAGCTGATGCCCTGCATCCCTGAAGGTCTCAGTTCAGACCTTCTGATGGACATGGAGACCGTTCTCTCCGGATCACACATGGACAGGGACAGCCTGCTCACCTGGCTATAG
- the birc2 gene encoding baculoviral IAP repeat-containing protein 2, producing the protein METLVQLKNNQFLLGLCRNGPPPDLQYDNSSELFRFSTYARFPASGVTERSLARAGWYYTGVGDRVQCFRCNVIAEGWQSGDCPIERHRQLSPACSFIQSLPSTANLPSSSHSAFSPLRIAPAMLLSGPGPGVANPIVSQGEEPVGFLNMGFSAPPPSSPLSSRGVEDMSHQRPTCHNPSMRREQDRLDSFHSWTLSIITPAELAMAGFYYLGQGDRVACFSCGGQLSNWEPGDRAVSEHQRHYPNCRFVRGDRADNVSLAGVAGAASGAVTSQMSAGGPALSNVSNPAMQQSEDRLLTFVKWPSRIPVRPDQLAKAGFYYVGRNDDVKCFCCDGGLRCWESGDDPWVEHAKWFPRCEYLLQEKGQEFVHQIQARFPRLFEQLLTNGDRSSREFVDPPVVHLGPGEERSEDAIMMNTPVIKSALEMGFDRSLVKQTVQSKILTSGENYRTVQELVSDLLSAEDQKREEEREMLAEAMASDGFTFVKRHQAALIQRLKSVEPVLDHLREQNVLSSEEYGGLQAQTSAQQQTARLIELILTKGNAAAEVFRNWIQKNDVHLLRDLMAQSNEAASPSQDLSDLPMEEQLRRLQEERTCKVCMDKEVNIVFIPCGHLVVCKECAPSLRKCPICRGLVKGTVRTFLS; encoded by the exons ATGGAAACTCTTGTTCAGCTCAAAAACAACCAGTTTTTATTGGGGTTGTGTCGTAACGGGCCTCCACCTGACCTACAATATGATAACTCCTCAG AGCTTTTCCGATTCTCTACGTATGCTCGTTTCCCGGCTTCGGGAGTCACGGAGCGAAGTCTGGCGAGGGCAGGCTGGTACTACACTGGCGTGGGTGATCGTGTACAGTGCTTCAGGTGCAATGTGATAGCCGAGGGCTGGCAGAGCGGTGACTGTCCaatagagagacacagacagctgTCCCCTGCCTGCTCCTTCATCCAGAGCCTCCCGTCTACAGCCAACCTTCCGTCCTCCTCTCACTCTGCCTTTTCTCCTCTTCGCATTGCCCCAGCCATGCTG ctttcGGGTCCAGGCCCAGGTGTTGCTAACCCAATAGTGAGCCAAGGTGAGGAGCCAGTCGGCTTCCTAAATATGGGTTTCTCGGCTCCACCACCCTCCAGCCCATTGAGCTCTCGGGGTGTAGAGGACATGTCCCACCAGAGACCAACATGCCACAATCCCAGCATGCGCAGAGAGCAGGACCGTCTGGACTCCTTCCACTCCTGGACACTCTCAATCATCACCCCTGCAGAGCTCGCCATGGCAGGCTTCTACTATTTAGGCCAGGGTGACCGAGTGGCTTGCTTTAGCTGTGGAGGACAG TTAAGTAACTGGGAGCCAGGTGACAGAGCTGTATCTGAACACCAGAGACATTATCCAAACTGTCGTTTTGTCCGGGGGGACAGAGCTGATAATGTGTCGCTGGCTGGAGTCGCAGGCGCTGCATCTGGAGCGGTGACTTCTCAAATGTCTGCAGGAGGCCCAGCCCTGAGTAATGTGTCCAACCCTGCCATGCAGCAAAGCGAAGACAGGCTGCTCACCTTTGTCAAGTGGCCATCACGTATACCAGTCCGCCCTGATCAGCTGGCTAAAGCTGGCTTCTACTATGTGG GTCGAAATGATGATGTCAagtgtttctgctgtgatgGAGGCTTGCGATGCTGGGAGTCTGGAGATGATCCTTGGGTGGAGCACGCAAAATGGTTTCCTCG ATGTGAGTATTTACTTCAGGAGAAGGGCCAAGAGTTTGTTCACCAGATTCAGGCCCGTTTTCCACGGCTGTTTGAGCAG CTTTTAACAAATGGAGATCGCAGCTCCAGGGAGTTTGTGGATCCCCCTG TGGTGCACCTAGGTCCAGGAGAGGAGCGATCTGAGGATGCCATCATGATGAACACCCCTGTGATCAAGTCTGCCTTGGAGATGGGTTTTGACAGAAGTCTTGTCAAGCAGACAGTCCAGAGCAAGATCCTGACTAGTGGTGAGAATTACAGAACAGTCCAGGAGCTGGTTTCAGACCTGCTGAGTGCCGAAGAccagaagagagaagaggagcgTGAGATGCTGGCAGAGGCGATGGCATCAG ATGGTTTCACCTTTGTGAAGAGACACCAAGCAGCGTTGATTCAGCGCCTAAAGAGTGTTGAGCCAGTGTTGGACCATTTAAGAGAGCAAAATGTGCTAT CCTCTGAGGAGTATGGAGGTCTCCAGGCTCAGACGTCAGCACAGCAGCAAACTGCCCGGTTGATAGAACTCATCCTCACAAAGGGTAACGCCGCTGCCGAGGTCTTCCGCAATTGGATCCAGAAAAATGATGTCCATCTACTCAGAGATCTCATGg CCCAGTCAAATGAAGCTGCGTCCCCAAGCCAAGACCTTTCAG ACCTTCCAATGGAGGAGCAGCTGCGCCGCCTGCAGGAGGAGCGGACCTGTAAAGTTTGCATGGATAAAGAAGTCAACATTGTCTTCATCCCTTGTGGACATCTGGTGGTGTGTAAAGAGTGTGCACCATCTCTGCGGAAGTGCCCCATCTGCAGAGGTCTGGTTAAAGGCACAGTCCGAACCTTCCTCTCATAA
- the angptl5 gene encoding angiopoietin-related protein 5, which translates to MMWTTTVLLLLLPHLLSSTDTASSTNVNQSESDGEDFSDDPGKVQKALGGVKRWDTCSIPCDITVKLLRDEKHSICGQLQQSLLTFGRSTRKLIRDVMEEQQRALDILSTQVAELMTKVQTLSSEVQRSNTEMYSMKPVQSHGRDCSDIKDSLVSVVPKIPSGIYIIHPENSDSSFEVFCEMDYMGGGWTVMQRRNDGLTDFKRPWADYIDGFGNLAGEHWLGLRKVFHIVNQKDTRFQIHVALVSQDDITSYASYDDFRLDNETQFFSIHLGRYAGSAGDAFRGYDQEQNQDTAPFSASDVDNDGCNPSCSMDSRVVESCSTQHNHTGWWFNQCGLANLNGSPEDAERHQGQRTRILWDTWRQNGVPHTIKSVTMKVRRIATNN; encoded by the exons ATGATGTGGACAACAactgtcctcctcctgcttttgcCTCATCTGCTTTCCTCCACA GATACAGCATCCAGTACTAATGTTAACCAATCAGAAAGCGATGGCGAGGATTTCTCTGATGATCCTGGCAAAGTCCAGAAAGCTCTCGGAGGGGTCAAACGTTGGGATACATGCTCTATTCcatgtgacatcactgtcaaGCTCCTACGAGATGAAAAGCATTCAATCTGCG gccaGTTGCAGCAGTCTTTGCTGACGTTTGGCCGCAGCACACGGAAGTTGATCAGGGATGtgatggaggagcagcagagagccCTGGACATCCTCAGCACTCAG GTGGCGGAGCTGATGACTAAAGTGCAGACCCTCAGCTCAGAGGTCCAGAGGAGCAACACTGAGATGTACTCCATGAAACCTGTGCAGTCCCATG GACGAGACTGCAGTGACATAAAGGACAGCCTTGTGTCTGTCGTTCCCAAGATACCCAGTGGTATTTACATCATCCACCCAGAGAACAGCGACTCCTCCTTTGAG gttttctgTGAGATGGACTATATGGGAGGCGGATGGACAGTGATGCAGAGGAGGAACGATGGATTAACCGACTTCAAACGTCCCTGGGCTGATTATATTGATGGATTTGGAAACCTTGCAG gaGAGCACTGGTTAGGCCTGAGGAAGGTGTTTCATATAGTAAATCAGAAAGACACTCGCTTTCAAATCCACGTCGCTCTGGTCTCCCAAGATGACATCACTTCCTACGCATCATATGATGATTTCCGTCTGGACAACGAAACCCAGTTTTTTAGTATTCACCTGGGCCGATATGCAGGGAGTGCAG gtGATGCATTTCGTGGCTATGACCAGGAGCAGAACCAGGACACGGCTCCCTTTAGCGCGTCAGATGTTGACAACGATGGCTGCAATCCTTCCTGTTCCATGGACAGCCGCGTGGTGGAGAGCTGCAGCACTCAGCACAACCACACAGGATGGTGGTTCAACCAGTGCGGGCTGGCGAACCTCAACGGCTCTCCTGAAGATGCAGAGCGGCACCAGGGACAGAGGACACGCATCCTGTGGGACACCTGGAGGCAGAACGGCGTCCCTCACACCATCAAATCTGTCACGATGAAGGTCAGGAGGATCGCAACCAATAACTGA